A genomic segment from Peribacillus sp. ACCC06369 encodes:
- the yaaA gene encoding S4 domain-containing protein YaaA, translating into MDSIKISTEYITLGQFLKLADLIQSGGMSKWFLSEYEVYINGELDVRRGRKLRSGDKIEIPGFGTYTITS; encoded by the coding sequence ATGGACTCCATAAAAATCAGCACAGAATATATTACACTAGGACAATTCTTGAAATTGGCCGATTTAATCCAAAGCGGCGGAATGTCAAAATGGTTCTTAAGTGAATACGAAGTTTACATTAATGGCGAATTAGACGTGAGAAGAGGCAGAAAATTAAGATCAGGTGATAAAATAGAAATTCCTGGATTTGGCACCTACACAATTACAAGCTAA